From a region of the Cucumis sativus cultivar 9930 chromosome 6, Cucumber_9930_V3, whole genome shotgun sequence genome:
- the LOC101212097 gene encoding 28S ribosomal protein S29, mitochondrial, with product MLRSILRATSAASKHHICNRNPAPILSLTSNYSAKTTKPPVKKGKKGKSEADAKAGDDPSASAAASDDLDAALSDDKIRARRLAAEENDTSLDVGPNGRPLFTSASSLSQLTRKDAGTYFKYNMEGLNEVLPEGLPVGMVKEFEESIRSAVLVRQSFLDLRDNFRRVVDPSLLSPAGSKIRKQIVLDGPVNCGKSIALAMLVQWAREEGWLVLYVPSGRRWTHGGFFFKNHQTGLWDTPVQAEDVLRDFLKYNEIQLRQLPCQIYEPIPLGEGAGVGMAKGADSMRMPEGSTLYDLIDTGIKHTHVAVGVVVRLRKELSLVKDIPVLIAIDQYNNWFTFSEYEEPVTVRSTRPIHARELAMVKAFRSMMHDDMMVGAFSHSTAVGKLRQDLPDVPLGARVNFPRYSLDEAASVFHYYLRQRLIRREAFSEDAWKKIYYLSNGNGAEMRWLAPLMR from the exons ATGTTGCGGTCAATTCTCAGAGCAACATCTGCAGCCTCCAAACACCACATCTGCAATCGAAACCCTGCGCCCATCCTATCCCTTACTTCAAATTACTCAGCTAAGACCACCAAACCCCCCGTCAAGAAGGGCAAGAAGGGCAAGTCCGAGGCCGATGCCAAAGCCGGTGACGACCCCTCCGCCTCTGCTGCTGCTTCCGACGACTTAGATGCGGCTCTTTCTGATGATAAAATCCGCGCCCGCCGTCTTGCTGCCGAGGAAAATGATACCTCACTTGATGTTGGCCCGAATGGCCGCCCACTCTTTACCTCCGCTTCTTCACTCTCACAGCTCACTCGCAAGGATGCAGGAACTTATTTCAAATACAA TATGGAAGGACTTAATGAGGTACTGCCGGAGGGTTTGCCTGTGGGGATGGTCAAGGAGTTTGAAGAGTCTATACGAAGTGCTGTGCTTGTGCGGCAGAGTTTCTTGGATCTCCGTGACAATTTCAGGCGGGTGGTTGATCCTTCATTGCTGTCTCCGGCTG GttcaaaaattagaaaacagaTCGTCTTGGATGGTCCAGTTAATTGTGGAAAGAGTATTGCGCTCGCCATGCTCGTTCAATGGGCTCGCGAAGAAGGTTGGCTAGTTTTATATGTTCCTAGTGGACGTCGGTGGACACATGGAGGGTTCTTCTTTAAAAACCATCAAACAGGACTTTGGGACACACCCGTTCAAGCTGAAGATGTTCTGAGA GATTTTCTGAAGTACAATGAGATCCAGTTAAGACAATTGCCGTGCCAAATATATGAACCTATACCGTTGGGAGAGGGTGCTGGTGTTGGGATGGCTAAAGGTGCTGATTCCATGAGGATGCCTGAAGGTTCTACTTTATACGACTTAATTGATACTGGAATCAAGCACACTCATGTGGCTGTTGGGGTGGTAGTTCGTTTAAGAAAAGAACTATCACTTGTGAAAGACATTCCTGTGCTCATTGCTATTGATCAA TATAACAACTGGTTTACATTCAGTGAGTATGAAGAACCAGTGACTGTTCGTTCAACTCGACCAATACATGCTAGAGAACTTGCAATG GTAAAAGCTTTTAGGTCTATGATGCATGACGACATGATGGTTGGTGCTTTCTCCCATTCAACTGCTGTAGGAAAGTTGCGTCAAGACTTGCCAGATGTTCCTCTAGGTGCACGTGTTAATTTCCCTCGCTACAGTCTTGATGAAGCGGCTTCTGTTTTCCACTACTACCTCAG ACAAAGACTGATCCGTCGTGAAGCCTTCTCAGAGGATGCCTGGAAAAAGATATACTATTTGTCAAATGGAAATGGAGCGGAAATGCGGTGGTTGGCACCATTGATGCGGTGA
- the LOC101208744 gene encoding uncharacterized protein LOC101208744 — translation MADHQRDGAENYFPFHQNKEVTGGGSGNRYGGLTPRKKPLISKDHERAFFDSADWALCKQGAGLYNNIALEKLQPKLQRTPRPQLPPRRPVCTSDKGNIVEVIEN, via the exons atggcgGATCATCAAAGAGACGGAGCAGAAAACTACTTCCCCTTCCATCAAAACAAg GAAGTAACAGGAGGAGGAAGTGGGAATAGATATGGAGGACTTACCCCAAGAAAGAAGCCATTGATTTCAAAG GATCATGAACGTGCTTTCTTTGATTCCGCAGACTGGGCCTTGTGCAAG CAAGGAGCAGGACTCTATAACAACATCGCACTTGAAAAACTACAGCCTAAACTTCAg AGGACCCCAAGGCCACAGCTTCCACCGAGAAGGCCAGTCTGTACATCCGATAAGGGCAATATC GTAGAAGTAATAGAGAATTAA
- the LOC101212342 gene encoding uncharacterized protein LOC101212342 — translation MIQSNYIDMNELCIFIFNLFTIPSTMALFFLHFARVPLSAILLFYLLTYGKCDDFESGSTGSSVGFEDPPEIVAKALLCFNDRYIYSACEESYRLKESGNLEVPLEKTEEYCNGPCLSETELVLDCISGIFSNFLFYNRATLQDVRDTVHAGCGYGPQRGNFDVLEHINAERGNACRASNMAALGFSFFILALLSLLL, via the exons ATGAtccaatcaaactatatagaTATGAATGAACTTTgtattttcatctttaatttgttcacAATTCCATCAACTATGGCTCTCTTTTTCTTGCATTTTGCTAGAGTCCCCCTTTCGGCTATTCTCCTCTTCTACCTTCTCACTTATG gAAAATGTGATGATTTTGAGAGCGGTTCAACGGGTAGTTCAGTAGGTTTTGAGGACCCGCCTGAGATTGTTGCCAAAGCATTGCTATGCTTTAATGACAGATAT aTATACAGCGCGTGTGAAGAATCGTATAGATTAAAGGAGAGTGGGAATCTTGAAGTACCACTAGAGAAAACGGAGGAATATTGCAACGGACCGTGTTTGAGTGAAACGGAGTTGGTGTTGGATTGCATTAGTGGCATTTTTAGCAACTTCTTGTTTTACAATAGAGCCACCTTGCAAGATGTTAGGGATACGGTCCACGCTGGATGTGGCTATGGCCCACAAAGAg GAAACTTTGATGTTTTGGAGCATATAAATGCAGAAAGAGGCAATGCTTGTAGGGCTTCCAACATGGCAGCTCTtggattttcctttttcattttagccCTTCTTAGCTTATTGCTTTGA
- the LOC101209152 gene encoding AMSH-like ubiquitin thioesterase 3 → MKINIDREARKVAVDNRIPLRNYFRIADNLLKQANIYREENNVVDLFIILLRFSSLVSETIPRHRDYPAFFPNEKIYYKKKLLNVVDELESLKPEFDRRVNELEKVYGRPRLPPPDEQGSVSNSFRPSPKEQPYVNGNYSLMLDQKQHVHSRPQSSRRYSDDRGQVSESSSLRLENKFSTLSLNVPLPKPETLSRHSILGPSGLQGQWKGPSTDKIQYPINQDFTLEDSRLNQNEHCDLVAHKDSGPGGVMSVMESVLSLDDGRWPHPADMSIPPLITEVREDPFPLVKQPSPPPVLAKVQQEYATIPPSKVADPRPGVARQSQDESESFQRLHIPVKMLDDFLRLARENTNKNLETCGVLAGSLKNRVFYISTLIIPKQESTSDSCQTLNEEEIFEVQDRLSLFPLGWIHTHPSQTCFMSSVDLHTHYSYQIMLPEAIAIVMAPTDTSSPYGIFHLSDPGGVSVIRNCQQRGFHPHEEPDDGSPLYEHCSHVMMNPNAKFDVMDLR, encoded by the exons atgaagatcaaCATCGATAGGGAGGCGCGGAAAGTTGCCGTTGATAATCGAATTCCCCTCCGGAATTACTTCCGAATCGCCGATAATCTCTTAAAACAG GCTAATATTTATCGGGAAGAGAATAATGTTGTGGATTTGTTTATCATACTTCTTAGGTTTTCAAG cTTGGTTTCTGAAACTATACCACGGCATCGTGATTATCCAGCTTTTTTCCCAAATGAGAAGATATACTATAAGAAG AAACTACTGAATGTAGTGGATGAACTTGAGTCTTTGAAGCCCGAATTTGATCGTCGGGTAAATGAACTGGAGAAAGTGTATGGACGACCTCGTCTTCCTCCACCTGATGAGCAGGGAAGTGTTTCAAACAGTTTCCGGCCTTCTCCTAAGGAACAGCCGTATGTGAATGGAAATTATTCGTTAATGTTGGATCAAAAGCAG CATGTGCATTCACGTCCCCAATCTTCACGGAGGTATAGTGATGACCGAGGCCAAGTTTCAGAATCAAGTTCCTTAAGGCTTGAGAATAAGTTCTCAACTCT GTCTCTTAATGTACCGCTTCCCAAACCTGAAACTTTATCTAGACATTCTATTTTGGGACCCAGTGGTCTTCAGGGCCAATGGAAGGGGCCAAGTACAGATAAG ATTCAATATCCAATAAATCAGGACTTCACTCTTGAAGATTCAAG ACTGAATCAAAATGAACATTGTGATCTAGTGGCACACAAAGATAGTGGTCCAGGCGGTGTTATGTCAGTGATGGAGTCAGTGCTCTCACTAGATGATGGTAGATGGCCGCATCCCGCCGACATGTCTATTCCTCCGTTGATAACAGAAGTAAGGGAGGATCCTTTCCCATTGGTCAAACAACCTTCTCCTCCTCCTGTGCTTGCTAAGGTTCAGCAGGAGTATGCAACAATTCCCCCATCTAAAGTTGCAGATCCAAGGCCTGGAGTGGCCAGGCAATCGCAGGATGAGTCTGAATCGTTTCAACGTCTACACATT CCAGTAAAAATGCTTGATGATTTCTTGAGATTGGCTCGGGAAAATACAAATAAGAACCTGGAAACTTGTGGTGTTTTAGCTGGCTCTCTG AAAAACAGGGTTTTTTACATATCTACGCTCATAATCCCAAAACAAGAATCAACATCAGATTCC TGTCAGACGTTGAACGAAGAGGaaatatttgaagttcaaGACAGATTATCACTTTTCCCTCTTGGTTGGATCCAT ACACACCCATCACAAACCTGTTTCATGTCGTCTGTGGATTTGCACACGCATTACTCGTACCAG ATTATGCTACCAGAAGCAATTGCAATCGTCATGGCTCCGACTGATACGTCAAG TCCATATGGAATATTTCATCTATCCGATCCAGGCGGTGTATCAGTCATCCGCAACTGCCAACAGCGCGGATTTCATCCCCACGAGGAGCCTGACGATGGGAGTCCACTCTATGAACACTGCTCTCATGTTATGATGAATCCAAATGCAAAGTTTGACGTTATGGATCTAAGGTAA